A genomic window from Flavobacterium sp. I3-2 includes:
- a CDS encoding DUF2652 domain-containing protein, protein MIQEQHTDNPKGVLMIPDISGFTDFVVKSNMFVGKYITENLLKVIMDSNILCFEISEIEGDAILFYKYQNLPTFEESLMQIELIYGNFQKELQRLSQQLAIEIPLSLKTIVHYGEFTQYKIGKFEKLYGAPVVEAHKMLKNHIAEYPPYALFSNAFLQANFEQPEQSTLEYDNCEDCKYLPEIGYIHYL, encoded by the coding sequence ATGATACAAGAACAGCATACTGATAACCCAAAAGGTGTATTGATGATACCGGATATTTCAGGCTTTACAGATTTTGTTGTCAAGTCGAATATGTTTGTTGGAAAATATATAACAGAAAATCTCCTGAAAGTAATAATGGATAGTAATATTCTGTGTTTTGAAATTTCTGAAATTGAAGGCGATGCAATACTTTTCTATAAGTACCAAAACTTACCGACGTTTGAAGAGAGTTTAATGCAGATAGAGCTTATCTACGGTAATTTTCAAAAGGAATTACAGCGCTTATCTCAACAGTTAGCAATAGAAATACCTCTTTCTTTAAAGACAATAGTCCATTACGGTGAATTTACCCAGTACAAAATCGGAAAATTTGAGAAACTTTATGGTGCACCTGTAGTAGAAGCACACAAAATGCTTAAAAATCATATTGCAGAATATCCCCCTTATGCTTTGTTTTCAAATGCTTTTTTACAAGCCAATTTTGAGCAACCTGAACAATCAACATTAGAATACGATAATTGCGAAGACTGTAAATATTTGCCCGAAATAGGCTACATTCACTATTTATAA
- a CDS encoding helix-turn-helix domain-containing protein has translation MTLLIKGMVCNRCMYVLEKELTILGFEVVDVKLGEAIIKDTVAFSQKLGEIEAMLKSNGFELMYNKNQKAINNIKELVDNGINMQLESGIPTKFTALISNKLNKNYDTLSALFSSEEGITLEKYIIHCKIEKVKELLMNTEMSLTEIANVLGYSSQAYLSNQLKKHTGFTSSYFKQLKDRDNQTLIL, from the coding sequence ATGACACTGTTAATAAAAGGAATGGTGTGCAATAGATGTATGTATGTTCTTGAAAAAGAGTTAACTATTTTGGGTTTTGAAGTAGTGGATGTAAAACTAGGAGAAGCGATAATAAAAGATACAGTAGCTTTTTCGCAAAAACTGGGAGAAATCGAAGCGATGCTGAAAAGTAATGGCTTTGAATTAATGTATAATAAAAACCAAAAAGCAATAAACAATATTAAAGAGTTGGTTGATAATGGTATTAATATGCAATTGGAAAGTGGAATACCTACAAAATTTACAGCTCTTATAAGTAATAAGTTAAACAAGAATTACGATACACTGAGTGCATTGTTTTCTTCAGAAGAAGGAATAACACTTGAAAAGTACATTATTCACTGTAAGATTGAAAAAGTAAAAGAACTTTTGATGAATACAGAAATGTCTTTGACCGAGATTGCTAATGTATTAGGTTATAGTAGTCAGGCATACCTTTCCAATCAATTGAAAAAGCATACAGGCTTTACATCAAGCTATTTTAAACAGCTAAAGGATAGGGATAATCAAACTTTGATTCTTTAA
- a CDS encoding DUF6660 family protein, with the protein MKIFVFIFSVYMLGMSILPCTDALYECTANNNQLVEIGLSHEDNHKTEHKDFCSPFCSCQCCGTITVAISDFNITEVVSPKLKLNAKQKVSLRNVNLYSQYSGSIWQPPKINV; encoded by the coding sequence GTGAAAATATTTGTATTTATATTCAGTGTTTATATGTTAGGGATGTCAATACTTCCCTGCACAGACGCTTTGTATGAATGTACAGCAAATAACAACCAGTTAGTAGAAATTGGACTATCACATGAAGATAATCATAAAACGGAACACAAAGATTTTTGTAGTCCTTTTTGTTCTTGCCAATGTTGTGGAACCATTACTGTAGCTATTTCGGATTTCAACATAACCGAAGTAGTATCCCCAAAACTTAAATTGAACGCTAAACAAAAGGTTTCTCTTAGAAATGTAAATCTCTATTCCCAATACTCCGGGAGCATATGGCAACCGCCAAAGATTAATGTTTAA
- a CDS encoding efflux RND transporter periplasmic adaptor subunit yields the protein MKTGKIGLLFLFLIGIGLIQSCKQKEEKQLKDEPPVVTVGTIQSSETEESVVYSGSIVPDNMTTVSFAVPGTINNVSVNEGQKVSKGQFLASIDATEYEAALQIANATLEQSEDAFRRFDELYKKGSFPEKDYIDIKTKVAQAQANKKINKKRIADSRLMSPTNGIITVKSAEIGGMAAPGVPAFTIVKTDLVYAQFSVPESEIGNFKQGMQVEVNIPTLQQNFTGKITIINPVADEISKAYTLKVRLDNSKGVLMPGMISEIFAGIPAKVKQVRVPLTAIINNVDKIPHVYVIDKNSNAKLTRVTVGKIAGDEVIITNGLDENQTIILAGQNNVKDGQKVKTETASVNTTASKTE from the coding sequence ATGAAAACAGGTAAAATAGGTTTACTATTCCTTTTCCTAATAGGGATAGGTTTGATACAGAGTTGTAAACAAAAAGAAGAAAAACAATTAAAAGATGAGCCTCCGGTTGTAACAGTAGGTACGATCCAAAGTTCAGAAACAGAAGAATCTGTTGTTTATTCAGGTTCCATCGTTCCAGATAATATGACCACCGTGAGCTTCGCTGTTCCCGGAACAATCAATAATGTGAGTGTCAATGAAGGTCAAAAAGTTAGTAAAGGACAGTTTTTAGCAAGTATAGATGCTACAGAATATGAAGCGGCCTTGCAAATAGCCAATGCTACATTAGAACAGAGCGAGGATGCATTCAGAAGGTTTGATGAATTGTATAAAAAAGGAAGTTTTCCTGAAAAAGATTACATCGATATCAAAACTAAAGTTGCACAGGCACAGGCAAATAAAAAAATTAATAAAAAGCGTATTGCCGACAGCCGTTTAATGTCGCCTACTAATGGAATAATTACAGTTAAATCAGCTGAAATCGGAGGTATGGCAGCACCAGGAGTACCGGCTTTTACAATTGTTAAAACAGATCTTGTATACGCTCAATTCTCAGTACCTGAAAGCGAAATAGGAAACTTCAAACAAGGTATGCAGGTAGAAGTAAACATACCTACACTGCAACAAAATTTCACCGGTAAAATTACAATTATCAATCCTGTGGCTGATGAAATTTCCAAAGCATATACTTTAAAAGTACGTCTTGACAATTCAAAAGGTGTTTTAATGCCTGGGATGATTAGCGAAATATTTGCAGGTATTCCGGCTAAAGTTAAACAAGTGCGTGTACCACTTACAGCTATCATAAACAATGTTGATAAAATCCCTCACGTGTATGTGATAGACAAAAATAGCAATGCAAAACTGACAAGGGTTACTGTTGGTAAAATTGCAGGCGATGAGGTTATAATAACCAACGGACTTGATGAAAATCAAACTATTATCCTTGCCGGGCAAAATAATGTAAAGGACGGACAAAAAGTAAAAACCGAAACAGCTTCAGTAAATACAACTGCTTCAAAAACAGAATAA
- a CDS encoding efflux RND transporter permease subunit yields the protein MKKKINLVEAAMKYPQVPIAITVIMVLAGLISLLTMPRSEDPRITVRQGLVVAFYPGSDEEQMEKEVTDKLEQYLFGFEEIKKEKTHSESKPGQVVITVELQDYVKDTKKFWNTLQHGLDANMPLILPRGVQGPYVNSDFGDVVVQMIAVSAPGRTYAELENYLDELEDGIKTIPQVSKIKRYGGQKQQIYVTLREDVLKQYGFGINEIASTLSQQNVTIPSGDIEIDKNRLLIFTDAQYQNENEIGNLIVYSSPQGGNIRLQDIAKIERRYEDLKSKITVAGNDVMMLTVEMQPGQNIVDLGKALTQKVTEVKEVLPADVQVNTIVDQPAVVDMNLGHFFIEFAIAIGAVILVVMILLPFRVATISAIAAPVTILATFAILNMIGVEMHQVSLAALIIVLGMVVDDAIIVVDNYIEKVDEKVPSWTAAWQSATQLMVPIFTATLTIVLSFLPLAFTLTGMTREFVQWIPITVSIALAVSFLVALFLTPYMCYHFLKKGLKNHDTQKPKKRNFLDRMQDGFDRAIEFCMKYQKTTLFAGLAIFFLSFVVGSQVKTEFFPIVERNQFNLELWMDNGTNIHETEAAVKKIEKEIAGDKRIVTTASFIGTSSPRFYSTYSPENPRENFAQIFINTESNDATNEMIDEYVQKFNNFLPNGYVRVRQLSKKQQPAPIEIRVIGKDITQQKKVAKEVATILENTKGANWVRTDYQDDYVGLKAVVKEDVALRLGVTKAQIAQALGAKIKGFPISQMWEGNKAIDILLRTDEADRQDLDALGNMYITSSFGAKVPLKQVVDLQPSWHTGAIVHRNGLRTLTVSSEAQLGRKPAEVFAEAQPKIDSLELPKGVKIAYGGEYEDGLESGPKMGKAFMISFVLIFLVLLFQFKRVGKVFIVLASFPLSLLGAMLGLFLTGYEFGFMAIIGITALLGIVVRNGIILVDYADELVRDHGHTIKEAALLAAKRRMRPIFLTSMAAAIGLIPLMSSGSPEWGPISSTISIGILVSMVTTLFIVPVLYSRFVKPSKKPLNKGIHEKYDFHHES from the coding sequence ATGAAAAAAAAGATAAACCTCGTTGAGGCGGCAATGAAATATCCACAGGTACCGATAGCGATTACCGTTATCATGGTGCTTGCAGGTTTGATTTCATTATTGACAATGCCAAGGAGTGAAGACCCGCGTATAACAGTTAGACAAGGGCTTGTCGTTGCTTTTTATCCAGGAAGTGACGAAGAACAGATGGAGAAAGAAGTAACGGATAAACTGGAACAATATCTGTTCGGTTTTGAAGAAATAAAGAAGGAAAAAACACATTCAGAAAGTAAACCTGGACAGGTTGTAATCACAGTTGAATTACAGGACTATGTCAAGGATACTAAAAAATTCTGGAATACTTTACAGCACGGTTTAGATGCCAATATGCCTTTGATACTTCCGCGAGGCGTACAAGGGCCGTATGTGAACAGTGATTTTGGTGACGTGGTGGTTCAGATGATTGCTGTGTCTGCACCAGGACGTACATATGCCGAATTGGAAAATTATCTGGATGAATTGGAAGACGGTATTAAAACGATTCCTCAAGTTTCAAAAATAAAACGTTACGGAGGTCAGAAGCAACAGATATATGTCACACTTCGTGAAGATGTATTAAAACAATATGGTTTTGGCATCAATGAAATTGCTTCCACATTGAGCCAGCAGAATGTTACGATCCCAAGTGGAGATATTGAAATTGACAAAAATCGCTTATTGATTTTTACAGATGCTCAGTACCAAAATGAAAATGAAATCGGTAATCTGATTGTATATAGTTCTCCTCAAGGTGGTAATATCCGTTTGCAAGATATTGCCAAAATAGAACGAAGATATGAAGACCTAAAAAGTAAAATTACTGTAGCTGGTAATGATGTAATGATGCTTACTGTAGAAATGCAACCTGGTCAGAATATTGTTGACTTAGGTAAAGCATTGACCCAAAAAGTAACAGAAGTAAAAGAAGTTTTACCTGCAGATGTACAGGTCAATACCATTGTAGATCAGCCTGCTGTAGTAGATATGAACTTAGGGCATTTCTTTATTGAGTTTGCAATTGCCATTGGAGCCGTTATTCTGGTGGTAATGATTTTGCTTCCGTTTAGAGTAGCTACGATTTCTGCTATTGCGGCACCTGTAACCATTTTGGCGACATTTGCCATTCTGAATATGATAGGTGTAGAAATGCACCAGGTTAGTTTAGCTGCATTGATTATTGTACTTGGAATGGTCGTCGATGATGCCATAATTGTCGTAGACAATTATATAGAAAAAGTAGATGAAAAAGTACCGTCATGGACTGCTGCCTGGCAAAGTGCAACACAGCTTATGGTTCCGATATTCACTGCGACACTTACTATTGTTCTATCATTCTTACCATTAGCATTTACACTAACAGGAATGACACGAGAGTTCGTACAATGGATACCAATTACGGTTAGCATAGCCTTGGCAGTTTCATTCTTAGTCGCGTTGTTTCTTACACCATATATGTGTTATCATTTCCTTAAAAAAGGATTGAAAAACCATGATACACAAAAACCTAAAAAACGTAATTTCTTAGATAGAATGCAGGATGGTTTCGACAGAGCTATAGAGTTCTGTATGAAATATCAGAAAACGACTTTGTTTGCAGGTCTGGCGATTTTCTTCCTTTCATTTGTAGTAGGAAGCCAAGTGAAAACCGAGTTTTTCCCAATTGTGGAAAGAAATCAGTTTAATCTTGAATTGTGGATGGACAACGGTACAAATATTCACGAAACAGAAGCGGCAGTTAAAAAGATTGAAAAGGAAATCGCAGGAGACAAGCGTATTGTTACCACAGCAAGTTTTATTGGTACAAGTTCACCACGATTTTATTCAACATATTCACCGGAAAACCCGCGAGAAAATTTTGCGCAAATATTTATCAATACAGAAAGTAATGATGCCACAAATGAAATGATAGATGAATATGTTCAAAAATTCAATAATTTCCTGCCAAATGGATATGTCCGCGTTAGACAGTTAAGTAAAAAACAACAGCCTGCTCCGATTGAGATCCGTGTGATTGGTAAAGATATTACGCAACAGAAAAAAGTAGCCAAAGAAGTAGCTACAATACTAGAAAACACAAAAGGAGCAAACTGGGTACGTACAGATTATCAGGATGATTATGTAGGCCTTAAGGCTGTAGTAAAAGAAGATGTCGCTTTACGATTAGGTGTTACCAAAGCACAGATTGCACAGGCTTTAGGTGCTAAAATAAAAGGTTTTCCTATATCACAAATGTGGGAAGGTAACAAAGCCATAGATATACTATTGCGTACGGACGAAGCTGACAGGCAAGATCTGGATGCTTTGGGAAATATGTACATCACCTCATCATTTGGAGCTAAAGTACCTTTAAAACAAGTAGTGGATTTACAACCTTCATGGCATACGGGAGCTATTGTACACCGTAACGGATTGCGAACATTAACTGTTTCTTCTGAAGCACAATTGGGTAGAAAACCTGCTGAAGTGTTCGCCGAGGCACAACCGAAAATCGATAGCTTAGAACTACCTAAAGGAGTTAAAATTGCCTATGGAGGAGAGTATGAAGATGGTCTGGAAAGCGGTCCTAAAATGGGAAAAGCTTTTATGATAAGTTTCGTGTTGATATTCTTAGTTCTGCTATTCCAATTCAAACGAGTGGGCAAAGTGTTCATTGTACTGGCATCATTCCCATTGAGTTTACTTGGAGCGATGCTGGGATTATTTCTTACAGGTTATGAATTTGGTTTTATGGCAATTATCGGTATTACAGCCTTATTGGGTATTGTAGTTCGAAACGGAATTATCCTTGTAGACTACGCTGATGAATTGGTGCGTGATCATGGACACACGATTAAAGAGGCAGCTCTATTAGCGGCTAAGCGAAGAATGAGACCCATTTTTCTTACTTCTATGGCAGCAGCTATTGGATTGATCCCGCTAATGTCGAGTGGTTCTCCTGAGTGGGGTCCAATCTCGAGTACAATATCAATAGGTATTTTAGTCTCTATGGTTACTACCTTATTTATAGTTCCGGTATTGTATAGCAGATTCGTAAAACCGTCAAAGAAACCCTTGAATAAAGGTATACACGAGAAATATGATTTTCATCACGAAAGTTAA
- a CDS encoding TolC family protein, translated as MLQRKYKIFVKAFVFAFAVLQGTDNLFAQQQLTLAESKELTLKNNYRISKAKEDVTASRSEKQISDATARPKIDASATAFYFGEPLNSMLPEYGFAPMVSVTQPIYTGGKIKYGKQMAETNIEMSNAQQRLVEDDVLLATETAYWIVVQAKEEIKMEKQVKRQLASHYTFLNNQFQAGIIYKNDVLRAKVLQNENEARLQAAENKLILAKKRLIQLTGIEEQTDIDVVGSLSDDEFRNYEMLQSVQVNRPEVDLATSAIKMSELTKNMLRADLKPTVGLSLNGMAAFGKEGINFGDPTKNSMLTYFGMLSVKIPVFDWGSKREKVKQQEANIRSAEYGLRELQSQINVEIEQATLNLQLQANNIDLMQASLIEADENLKLSNDRFQAGTITGEDVLIAETLWQRAYSSMLDAKVRYKIAEAVYHKAIGQIKQ; from the coding sequence ATGTTACAAAGAAAATATAAAATATTCGTAAAAGCTTTTGTATTTGCTTTTGCTGTTTTACAGGGAACAGATAACCTGTTTGCCCAACAGCAATTAACTCTTGCAGAAAGTAAAGAACTAACCCTGAAAAACAATTACAGGATTAGTAAAGCCAAAGAAGATGTTACTGCTTCCAGATCTGAGAAACAAATATCAGACGCGACGGCAAGACCCAAAATAGATGCTTCTGCAACTGCATTTTACTTTGGTGAGCCATTAAATTCCATGCTTCCTGAGTACGGTTTCGCCCCGATGGTAAGCGTTACTCAGCCTATTTATACAGGAGGAAAGATTAAGTACGGTAAACAAATGGCGGAAACCAATATAGAGATGAGCAATGCTCAGCAGAGATTGGTCGAAGACGATGTGTTGTTAGCTACCGAAACTGCCTATTGGATTGTAGTACAGGCTAAAGAAGAAATAAAAATGGAGAAACAAGTTAAAAGACAGTTAGCTTCCCATTATACTTTTTTAAATAATCAATTCCAGGCAGGTATTATTTATAAAAATGATGTGCTTCGGGCAAAAGTACTTCAAAATGAAAATGAAGCTCGATTACAGGCGGCTGAGAACAAACTAATATTAGCCAAAAAAAGATTAATCCAGTTAACTGGAATAGAAGAACAAACGGATATTGATGTAGTTGGTTCATTGAGTGATGATGAATTTAGAAACTATGAGATGTTACAAAGCGTACAAGTAAATCGTCCTGAAGTAGACTTAGCCACAAGTGCCATAAAAATGAGTGAACTTACAAAGAATATGCTCAGAGCCGATCTAAAACCGACAGTTGGCTTATCACTTAACGGAATGGCTGCCTTTGGAAAAGAAGGTATTAATTTTGGAGATCCAACCAAAAACAGTATGCTTACTTATTTCGGAATGTTAAGCGTAAAGATTCCCGTATTCGATTGGGGAAGTAAGCGAGAGAAAGTAAAGCAACAGGAAGCTAACATACGTTCGGCAGAATATGGATTGAGAGAACTTCAAAGCCAGATTAATGTGGAGATAGAACAAGCAACACTTAACCTTCAACTGCAGGCAAACAATATAGATTTAATGCAGGCTTCACTAATTGAAGCTGATGAAAATCTAAAATTAAGTAATGATCGTTTTCAAGCAGGAACTATCACTGGAGAAGATGTATTAATAGCAGAAACACTTTGGCAGCGTGCGTATAGCAGTATGCTTGATGCAAAAGTAAGATACAAAATTGCTGAAGCTGTTTATCACAAAGCCATCGGACAAATAAAACAGTAG
- a CDS encoding 3-ketosteroid-delta-1-dehydrogenase, with product MSKKEIIPGPTATDITVDLVVVGSGTGMAAALAAHELGLKVLVIEKTALVGGSTARSGGAFWIPANPVLKQDGSDDTLKDGETYLTNLVGDNAPKSRWENFLQNGSAAVEMLERTTPMKFFWAKGYSDYFPEVAGGKVLGRTCECRPFNMNLLGKDTARFRPGQLEAPVPVPVTGYDYKWLNLMKKTPFKSIPIMLKRGIQGIGGLLIGKRLVGGGQALASGMFAGLIRSGVPVWTNTSITELLFDGDKVTGIKAVQNGKLVQINATKGVVLAGGGFDHNMLMRHQYQSPSLKNVSLGSEGNTGDTILLGEKIGAEITNMTSTWWFPAIAPLTEEGEPQVLLAERSLPGSFLVNYTGKRFINEAVDYMSFGQIVLEQEKYGTPIKDMWLIFDQNYRNSYLLAGTLFPGMKIPQEWFDAKIAFTAENASELAQKVGLPVEAFTETFGRFNTIAATGKDTDFGKGNSAYDRYYGDPTQMPNNCLRSLSGKLYAVKIVLSDLGTCGGMMTNEHGQVLKTNQTAFQGLYALGNNASNIFGNKYPGAGGTIGQGLVFGYIIAHHAAKK from the coding sequence ATGAGCAAGAAAGAAATAATCCCGGGGCCAACAGCCACAGATATTACCGTAGATTTGGTAGTTGTAGGTTCGGGAACCGGTATGGCAGCTGCACTAGCAGCCCATGAATTAGGATTAAAAGTATTAGTTATCGAAAAAACAGCTTTGGTTGGTGGCTCTACTGCACGCTCCGGTGGTGCATTTTGGATACCGGCAAATCCTGTTTTGAAACAAGATGGTTCCGATGATACATTGAAAGATGGAGAAACATATTTAACGAATTTAGTTGGAGATAATGCTCCTAAATCCCGTTGGGAAAACTTCTTGCAAAATGGTTCAGCAGCAGTAGAAATGTTGGAGAGAACCACGCCTATGAAATTCTTTTGGGCAAAAGGATATTCAGATTATTTCCCAGAAGTTGCAGGTGGTAAAGTCTTAGGAAGAACATGCGAATGTCGTCCTTTCAATATGAACTTATTAGGAAAAGACACAGCAAGGTTTCGTCCCGGCCAACTTGAGGCACCTGTACCTGTACCCGTGACAGGCTACGATTACAAATGGCTCAACTTAATGAAAAAAACACCATTTAAGTCTATACCAATTATGCTGAAAAGAGGAATTCAGGGAATTGGTGGGTTATTGATTGGAAAAAGATTAGTTGGTGGTGGCCAGGCACTGGCTTCAGGGATGTTTGCTGGTTTAATTCGCTCAGGTGTACCGGTTTGGACCAATACTTCAATTACAGAATTATTGTTTGATGGTGATAAAGTAACTGGAATAAAAGCGGTTCAAAACGGAAAATTGGTTCAGATAAATGCGACGAAAGGTGTGGTTTTGGCAGGAGGCGGATTTGATCATAATATGCTAATGCGCCACCAATACCAATCTCCCTCTTTAAAAAATGTAAGTTTAGGCAGCGAAGGCAATACAGGTGATACCATTCTGTTAGGAGAAAAGATTGGAGCGGAAATTACCAATATGACTTCAACATGGTGGTTTCCTGCGATAGCTCCGTTAACAGAAGAAGGCGAACCACAAGTATTATTGGCAGAGCGTTCGCTTCCGGGATCATTTTTGGTAAACTATACGGGAAAAAGGTTTATAAACGAAGCGGTGGATTATATGAGTTTTGGACAAATCGTTTTAGAACAGGAAAAGTATGGAACGCCTATAAAAGATATGTGGTTGATTTTTGATCAGAACTACAGAAATAGTTATCTGCTTGCCGGCACACTTTTTCCGGGAATGAAAATTCCACAAGAGTGGTTTGATGCAAAAATTGCTTTTACGGCTGAAAATGCATCTGAACTGGCTCAAAAAGTGGGATTACCTGTCGAAGCATTTACGGAAACATTTGGCAGGTTCAACACCATTGCAGCTACAGGAAAAGATACCGATTTTGGAAAAGGAAACAGCGCTTACGACCGTTATTATGGAGATCCAACACAAATGCCTAATAATTGTCTTCGATCGCTTTCTGGAAAATTATATGCGGTAAAAATCGTTTTATCAGACTTGGGAACATGCGGTGGAATGATGACAAACGAACATGGACAAGTATTGAAAACCAATCAGACCGCTTTCCAAGGTTTGTACGCTTTGGGAAATAATGCCTCAAATATTTTTGGAAATAAATATCCCGGAGCTGGCGGAACCATCGGGCAGGGATTGGTATTTGGTTATATTATAGCACATCACGCAGCAAAAAAATAA
- a CDS encoding SDR family NAD(P)-dependent oxidoreductase — MRLNNKVAIITGAASGMGEAMAYSFAKEGAKVVATDIQKDKLETIVQKIKSDGGDAIALVHNVSKREDWFEKVLPETISVFGKLDILINNAGISVAVPFEDQTEDTWKKAYDINISSVMLGMQAVLPHLKERGGSVVNISSIAALTGMSGPGVYTASKGGVSAITRAAAVDFGPFGIRVNAINPGYILTPMSEAFLNSPDYQAYFLGIIPMKKLGMAEDISNAALFLASEEAKYITGVNLPVDGGTTIK; from the coding sequence ATGAGACTAAATAATAAGGTAGCAATAATAACTGGGGCAGCTTCCGGAATGGGGGAAGCTATGGCTTATTCTTTTGCCAAAGAAGGAGCAAAAGTAGTAGCGACCGATATTCAAAAAGATAAATTAGAAACTATTGTACAAAAAATCAAATCAGATGGTGGTGATGCCATTGCTCTAGTACATAACGTATCAAAACGGGAAGACTGGTTTGAAAAAGTGCTTCCAGAAACAATCAGCGTTTTTGGAAAACTGGATATTTTAATCAATAATGCTGGAATTTCAGTGGCAGTTCCTTTTGAAGATCAAACCGAAGACACCTGGAAAAAGGCATATGACATCAACATAAGCAGCGTGATGCTGGGGATGCAGGCTGTATTACCACACCTGAAAGAAAGAGGTGGGAGTGTCGTGAATATTTCTTCGATTGCCGCTTTAACCGGAATGTCAGGTCCCGGAGTTTATACGGCTTCCAAAGGTGGGGTTTCAGCAATTACCAGAGCAGCCGCCGTGGATTTCGGACCTTTTGGAATTAGAGTAAATGCCATTAATCCGGGCTATATCTTAACACCTATGAGCGAGGCATTTTTGAATAGTCCAGACTATCAAGCCTATTTTTTAGGAATTATTCCGATGAAAAAATTGGGAATGGCTGAAGATATTTCGAATGCTGCATTATTCTTGGCATCAGAGGAAGCAAAATACATTACAGGGGTAAATTTACCAGTAGATGGAGGAACAACAATCAAATAA
- a CDS encoding Fur family transcriptional regulator yields the protein MKSLEERLEKRSIKPTSVRLLIFQTMSEFKKAFSLTDLETELETVNKSTIFRTLTLFHDNLLIHTIDDGSGSMKYSICSDSCMCNVGDLHVHFNCNRCKNTFCLESIAIPPIQLPDSFLLESINFVMKGMCNECSRFFKKQITPNKTAF from the coding sequence ATGAAAAGTTTAGAAGAAAGGTTAGAAAAAAGAAGTATAAAACCAACATCAGTTAGATTATTAATTTTTCAGACAATGTCTGAATTTAAAAAAGCATTTAGCCTGACCGATTTGGAAACGGAACTAGAGACGGTAAATAAATCTACTATTTTTAGGACCTTGACCCTTTTTCATGACAACTTACTCATTCATACGATCGATGATGGTTCCGGCTCAATGAAATATTCAATTTGTAGTGATTCATGTATGTGCAATGTAGGTGACCTACATGTACATTTCAACTGTAACCGCTGTAAGAATACTTTTTGTCTTGAAAGTATTGCTATTCCACCGATTCAGCTGCCAGATAGTTTTTTATTGGAAAGTATAAATTTTGTAATGAAGGGAATGTGTAATGAGTGTTCGAGATTTTTTAAGAAACAAATAACTCCAAATAAAACCGCATTTTAA